In a single window of the Gossypium hirsutum isolate 1008001.06 chromosome A13, Gossypium_hirsutum_v2.1, whole genome shotgun sequence genome:
- the LOC107911428 gene encoding G-type lectin S-receptor-like serine/threonine-protein kinase SD2-5, with product MIMNINTSSAFVMVTLLILLIIPSSFFIDAEIMDYPSFVNGPNSWRNTPSTSFSFWESAGVRPILANGMFACGFHCSLDGGDCLFSVSIFEISSEDNSSSSTQVVWSANRNNPVEMQALLELTSEGKLNLKDANDTVVWSPSTSGKSISRLNLTTEGNLVLFDETNHMLWQSFDHPTDSLVRGQRLVSGQILRANVSSAGSSEGRYAFAVIDGKFVAYMDSDPSQSYYQSSSILSAEPEFQNGKFGSFHVADSANFIQLGSDGHLKAYELKESGWEGTDLLPIDPCSYPFVCGNYGVCLEKGCSCPDSVSENEAAFFRPIDFTTPNLGCSAMQPISCESSLLQSFLELRSGYSQRVYTSLFSNTIALKDCKEACLKNCSCKAATYTKGSCYFLSQVDSLKKTNSKDLTFIKVQNSTISDRPHFPERKKQNTSVIVGSTLGAIFGVFLICTFIFLRFKKGFQEVEEDYLDNMLGMPTRFSYEELKNVTKNFSNKLGEGGFGSIFQGTLPSGSEVAVKHLVGFGPVNKSFMTEVQTIGSIHHFNLVSLVGFCAQKFNRLLVYEYMANGSLDRWIFNKNRDLALSWKIRRKIILDIAKGLAYLHEDCNQKIVHLDIKPENILLDEHFNAKVSDFGLSKLIGKDQSRVITTMRGTPGYMAPEWLSSVITEKVDVYSFGIVVLEILCGRRNVDECQLEEDRHLLGLFKRKQEEGQLMDLVDKCSDDMQSNAAEVVQMMKVAAWCVQIEHARRPSMSIVVKLFEGSVDVAGNLNEDFQNGLTLEAMETFASIVLPSMLSGPR from the coding sequence ATGATCATGAATATCAATACCTCTAGTGCCTTTGTAATGGTCACACTTTTGATTCTACTGATCATTCCGTCCTCATTTTTTATTGACGCCGAAATCATGGACTACCCTTCATTTGTGAATGGCCCGAATTCATGGAGAAACACTCCCTCGACTAGCTTTAGCTTCTGGGAGTCAGCCGGTGTGAGGCCGATCCTTGCTAATGGGATGTTTGCCTGTGGTTTCCACTGCAGCTTGGATGGTGGCGATTGCCTATTTTCTGTCTCCATCTTCGAGATTAGTTCTGAAGATAATTCCAGCTCTTCTACCCAAGTGGTATGGTCCGCTAATCGGAACAATCCAGTTGAGATGCAGGCACTCTTGGAACTCACTTCAGAAGGCAAACTTAACTTGAAAGATGCAAACGATACTGTGGTTTGGTCCCCGAGCACCTCAGGCAAGTCCATTTCCAGGTTAAACTTAACTACAGAGGGGAACCTCGTGTTGTTTGACGAAACCAACCACATGCTTTGGCAGTCCTTTGACCATCCAACGGACTCTTTAGTTCGTGGTCAAAGGCTTGTGTCAGGGCAGATATTGAGGGCTAATGTATCCTCAGCCGGTTCAAGTGAAGGCCGGTACGCATTTGCTGTCATTGATGGTAAATTTGTTGCTTATATGGATTCAGATCCTTCCCAATCCTATTACCAGAGTTCTTCTATTCTCTCTGCTGAACCTGAATTCCAAAATGGAAAGTTCGGGAGTTTCCACGTAGCGGACTCAGCTAATTTTATACAGTTGGGAAGTGATGGCCACTTGAAGGCATATGAGTTGAAAGAATCGGGGTGGGAGGGGACAGATCTACTCCCCATTGATCCATGTAGTTACCCATTCGTATGTGGAAATTATGGCGTATGTTTAGAAAAGGGATGCAGTTGCCCTGACAGTGTAAGTGAAAACGAAGCAGCTTTTTTTAGGCCAATAGATTTTACAACGCCAAATCTTGGGTGTTCTGCAATGCAACCAATCTCTTGTGAGAGTTCTCTTCTTCAGAGCTTTCTCGAGCTTAGGAGCGGCTATTCTCAACGCGTATATACCTCGTTGTTCTCCAACACAATAGCATTAAAAGATTGTAAGGAAGCCTGTTTAAAGAACTGTTCTTGCAAAGCTGCTACATATACAAAGGGCTCCTGCTATTTTCTTTCTCAAGTGGACTCCCTCAAGAAAACTAATTCCAAAGACCTGACTTTTATAAAGGTGCAGAATTCTACAATTTCAGATAGACCACATTTCCCTGAAAGAAAAAAGCAGAATACGTCAGTTATTGTGGGCTCAACTCTTGGAGCTATCTTCGGAGTGTTTCTTATTTGCACTTTCATTTTTCTAAGATTTAAAAAAGGGTTTCAAGAAGTTGAGGAGGATTATCTTGACAACATGTTAGGAATGCCAACTAGATTCTCTTATGAAGAGTTGAAGAATGTCACCAAGAATTTTAGCAACAAGCTCGGTGAAGGTGGATTCGGGTCTATTTTTCAGGGAACCTTACCTTCTggttctgaagttgcagtgaagcatcTTGTTGGTTTCGGTCCAGTTAACAAGTCCTTCATGACTGAAGTTCAGACAATTGGAAGCATTCACCatttcaatttggtaagtttggttGGATTTTGTGCCCAAAAATTCAACAGGCTTTTAGTCTACGAGTACATGGCTAATGGGTCGTTAGATCGATGGATCTTCAATAAAAACCGAGATCTTGCCCTTAGTTGGAAAATTAGAAGGAAAATCATTCTAGATATTGCCAAAGGACTAGCCTACCTTCATGAAGATTGCAACCAAAAGATAGTTCACTTAGACATCAAACCTGAAAATATCCTTTTAGATGAGCATTTCAATGCCAAAGTTTCAGATTTTGGGTTATCTAAATTAATTGGAAAAGACCAAAGTCGAGTCATAACAACTATGAGGGGAACCCCTGGTTATATGGCTCCTGAATGGTTAAGCTCGGTCATAACCGAAAAGGTAGATGTCTATAGCTTTGGTATTGTTGTCCTAGAAATCTTGTGTGGGCGACGAAACGTCGATGAATGTCAACTGGAAGAAGATAGGCATTTACTGGGGCTTTTTAAGAGAAAGCAAGAAGAAGGGCAACTCATGGATTTAGTCGATAAGTGCAGTGATGATATGCAGTCGAATGCTGCCGAAGTTGTGCAAATGATGAAGGTTGCTGCATGGTGTGTACAAATTGAACATGCAAGAAGGCCTTCCATGTCCATAGTGGTGAAGCTTTTTGAAGGCTCGGTTGATGTTGCAGGTAACTTGAATGAAGATTTTCAAAATGGATTAACTCTTGAAGCTATGGAGACCTTTGCTTCGATAGTTTTACCTTCAATGTTATCTGGGCCCAGGTGA